From a single Acetonema longum DSM 6540 genomic region:
- a CDS encoding OPT family oligopeptide transporter, translating to MNRKLSKEAYGGISGKEYIPYISERSQSGGNIAVLIIGIILAALFAASTAYSGMKAGLTVAAGIPGSILGSIFIMIFAKSRGILGKTLLQGMASAGETIASGMIFVMPAVLLIGAGVSFLEGFVTGLGGALFGIGVASMVHNYLIVEEHGQLMYPESMAISETLVASEGAKEPLRFMGAGFGIGGVLTVLTGSFLNLANNVINFTNETFYKWRFQLEVNPLLLGIGFIVGLPVALTMFAGSLLSSFAITPIIGYFATLGQGGPAVWNNPDVSVNAMQVSHIAGSYVKYIGAGMMLSGGLIGAVRLIPTVVSSIRETFSAKSEAGSGNSSSQMLPLLGGIVIGFAGGFMISGGNIAMAIAASILSFVLSMLFAIVSGRLTGTIGTSNLPVSGMTIASIVVLTLLFVGMGWSGIGDNRSLLLFGTFIVTAIAAGGGYCQSQKVAYIIGGNKKEMQKFFVISSVVGVAVVTGVILLLAGQLSMTGDNVPFALPQANLMATLTAGIMSGQLPWVMIISGVVIGIVLFLLDLPIMTVAIGFYLPISTTSILLIGALVRVFIEKISKSEEEREAKVSNGVSLSSGLVAGGSIIGLIGIILQVTGVIRVSDPSGFAASNGMAFILLVILVVASALPLLGSKAAHADK from the coding sequence ATGAATAGAAAATTATCAAAAGAAGCGTATGGCGGCATATCCGGCAAGGAATATATCCCCTATATCTCGGAACGCTCTCAAAGCGGCGGCAATATTGCCGTGCTCATCATCGGCATTATTCTGGCCGCGCTGTTTGCGGCGTCCACGGCTTACTCGGGCATGAAGGCGGGTCTTACAGTCGCGGCCGGTATTCCCGGCTCCATTCTGGGCTCCATATTTATCATGATTTTCGCCAAATCCAGGGGCATTCTCGGCAAGACGCTGCTTCAAGGCATGGCCAGCGCCGGCGAAACCATTGCAAGCGGTATGATCTTCGTTATGCCGGCAGTTCTTCTGATTGGCGCCGGGGTTTCCTTCCTGGAAGGTTTTGTAACCGGCCTGGGAGGCGCTTTATTCGGCATCGGCGTCGCTTCGATGGTTCACAATTATCTGATCGTTGAAGAACATGGCCAACTGATGTATCCCGAATCTATGGCAATCTCCGAAACCTTGGTCGCGTCGGAAGGCGCCAAAGAGCCCCTGCGGTTTATGGGAGCCGGCTTTGGTATCGGCGGCGTTTTGACCGTTCTGACCGGATCTTTTCTGAATCTGGCCAATAATGTGATTAATTTCACAAATGAAACTTTTTACAAATGGAGATTCCAGTTAGAAGTGAACCCTCTGCTGCTGGGCATTGGTTTCATCGTCGGTCTGCCGGTAGCGCTCACCATGTTCGCCGGATCGCTGCTATCCAGTTTCGCCATTACGCCCATCATTGGCTACTTTGCTACTTTGGGGCAAGGCGGCCCGGCGGTATGGAACAACCCGGATGTCAGTGTCAACGCGATGCAGGTCAGTCATATTGCCGGCAGCTATGTGAAATATATCGGCGCCGGAATGATGCTTTCCGGCGGGCTGATCGGCGCTGTGCGGCTGATCCCCACCGTGGTTTCTTCCATACGGGAAACGTTCTCAGCCAAATCCGAAGCGGGCTCCGGTAACTCTTCCTCTCAGATGCTGCCCCTGCTCGGCGGCATCGTGATCGGGTTTGCCGGTGGCTTCATGATCTCCGGCGGTAACATCGCTATGGCGATTGCCGCTTCTATTCTCTCCTTTGTTCTGTCGATGCTGTTCGCCATCGTATCCGGCCGCCTGACCGGAACGATCGGTACCTCAAATCTCCCTGTATCCGGCATGACTATCGCCTCCATCGTGGTGTTGACACTGCTGTTTGTCGGCATGGGATGGTCAGGTATCGGCGACAATCGGTCGCTGCTGCTGTTCGGCACGTTTATCGTCACCGCAATTGCCGCTGGCGGAGGCTACTGCCAGTCGCAGAAGGTCGCCTATATCATCGGCGGCAACAAGAAAGAGATGCAGAAGTTTTTTGTCATCTCCTCTGTGGTTGGCGTCGCGGTTGTCACCGGCGTCATCCTTCTGCTCGCCGGTCAGCTTTCGATGACTGGCGACAACGTACCCTTTGCGCTGCCCCAGGCGAATTTGATGGCTACCTTGACTGCGGGAATTATGTCGGGCCAACTGCCATGGGTCATGATCATTTCCGGCGTGGTGATCGGCATCGTCCTGTTCCTGCTTGATCTTCCCATTATGACGGTTGCGATTGGGTTCTATCTGCCGATTTCCACGACTTCCATCCTGCTAATCGGTGCGTTGGTCCGTGTGTTCATAGAGAAGATTTCGAAGAGCGAGGAAGAAAGGGAAGCCAAAGTCTCCAATGGCGTCAGCCTATCGTCCGGCCTTGTTGCCGGTGGTTCGATTATCGGCTTGATTGGCATCATTCTTCAGGTGACGGGAGTGATCAGGGTCAGTGACCCGAGTGGTTTCGCCGCTTCCAACGGGATGGCTTTTATCCTCCTGGTTATCCTTGTCGTCGCATCCGCACTTCCACTGCTCGGGAGTAAAGCAGCACACGCTGACAAATAA